In the genome of Hyphobacterium sp. CCMP332, one region contains:
- a CDS encoding dicarboxylate/amino acid:cation symporter — MKRFPLHINIIFGLILGIIWALLSSYFGWSEFTIKWIDPFGLIFIRLMKLIAVPLVLFSIIQGVSGLSNIGKLGRIGAKTLGLYLITTMTAITVGLLIANIVKPGALIDQEQRKVNRKSYESWVAQKDGVEILDGRNLTEAGAPTKTIEEKEEFIKEKMESVEKRKEQGPLQFLVDMVPENIFFSLGDNSLMLQVIFFGIFFGLCLLMIPSEQSQTIISVVSALSEVFLKMVDIVMQAAPFFVFALLAGQVSKMAGDSPSQVVEIFKGLGWYSLCVVLGLGILLFLIYPGVISAVIKKLSYKNFFRAMSPAQLLAFSSSSSAATLPVTIECVNDNLGVSKEITSFVLPIGATVNMDGTSLYQSVAVLFLAQLHMVDLTLGQQLLIVLTATLASIGSAAVPSAGLIMLIIVLESVGLNPAWIAIIFPVDRILDMCRTVINVTGDATVASIVASTENEINYSVQDHE, encoded by the coding sequence ATGAAGAGATTCCCCTTGCATATAAATATCATTTTTGGATTAATCCTCGGAATTATCTGGGCTCTCTTATCCAGTTATTTCGGATGGTCAGAATTTACCATAAAATGGATCGATCCATTTGGATTAATTTTTATCCGATTGATGAAACTCATCGCTGTTCCTTTGGTCCTTTTTTCAATCATTCAGGGCGTTTCGGGGTTGAGCAATATCGGTAAACTGGGAAGAATTGGTGCAAAAACACTAGGGTTATACCTCATTACAACCATGACAGCAATAACGGTTGGGTTGCTGATTGCAAATATTGTAAAACCCGGGGCATTGATAGATCAGGAACAAAGGAAAGTAAATCGCAAAAGCTATGAATCATGGGTGGCTCAAAAAGATGGGGTAGAAATTCTGGATGGAAGAAATTTAACGGAAGCCGGAGCACCAACAAAGACGATTGAAGAAAAAGAGGAGTTTATAAAAGAAAAAATGGAATCGGTTGAGAAAAGAAAAGAGCAGGGACCCTTGCAATTTCTGGTGGATATGGTTCCGGAAAATATTTTCTTTTCACTAGGTGATAATAGCCTGATGCTGCAGGTGATTTTCTTTGGAATATTCTTTGGACTTTGCCTTCTCATGATTCCCTCCGAACAATCACAAACTATTATTTCGGTGGTAAGCGCGCTCTCAGAAGTATTTCTGAAAATGGTAGATATTGTAATGCAAGCAGCACCATTTTTTGTCTTTGCCTTATTAGCAGGGCAAGTGTCTAAAATGGCCGGTGACAGCCCCTCTCAGGTGGTTGAAATATTTAAAGGTCTGGGTTGGTATTCGCTTTGCGTAGTTCTGGGATTGGGCATTTTACTTTTTTTGATATATCCGGGAGTTATCAGTGCCGTTATCAAAAAGCTCAGCTATAAGAATTTCTTCAGAGCAATGAGTCCGGCACAATTGCTAGCCTTCTCCTCCAGTAGTAGTGCGGCCACTTTGCCGGTGACTATTGAATGTGTTAATGACAATTTAGGCGTGAGTAAAGAAATTACAAGTTTTGTATTACCGATCGGCGCCACCGTAAATATGGATGGCACAAGCTTGTATCAATCTGTCGCTGTACTTTTTTTAGCACAGTTACACATGGTTGATTTAACACTTGGACAACAACTTTTGATCGTCCTGACAGCTACGCTTGCTTCGATTGGTTCTGCTGCTGTTCCCAGCGCCGGATTGATTATGTTGATCATTGTACTCGAATCTGTGGGTCTGAATCCCGCCTGGATAGCCATAATTTTTCCGGTGGATAGAATCCTTGACATGTGCAGAACCGTTATAAATGTCACCGGTGATGCTACCGTTGCCAGTATTGTAGCCAGTACAGAAAATGAAATAAATTATTCAGTGCAAGATCATGAATAA
- a CDS encoding NifU family protein, producing the protein MEQIKKHIEVYTEANPNPNSLKFVANFLISPDNNSYDFESVHNTENSPLAKELFAHKFVERVFIMNNFVTVTKDETSEWADIIPKLKKTIKNYLESGEDVIRKSQNDANEIQDSDPEEVKKIKEILNEYIRPAVEMDGGSIQFSDYKDGVVKVELHGACSGCPSSTLTLKSGIENLLKRFMPQVKEVVAENK; encoded by the coding sequence ATGGAGCAAATTAAAAAGCATATAGAAGTTTATACTGAAGCAAATCCAAACCCGAATTCTTTGAAGTTTGTGGCCAATTTTCTTATTTCCCCCGATAATAACAGCTACGATTTTGAAAGTGTACACAATACTGAAAATTCTCCCCTGGCAAAAGAATTATTTGCTCATAAGTTCGTAGAGCGTGTTTTTATTATGAATAATTTTGTGACCGTCACAAAAGATGAAACAAGTGAATGGGCAGACATAATTCCTAAGCTTAAAAAAACCATCAAAAACTATCTTGAAAGTGGAGAAGATGTAATCCGAAAATCGCAAAATGACGCGAATGAGATTCAGGATTCAGATCCTGAAGAAGTTAAAAAAATTAAGGAAATACTAAATGAATACATTCGTCCGGCGGTAGAAATGGACGGTGGATCTATTCAATTTTCCGACTATAAAGATGGTGTGGTTAAAGTTGAATTGCACGGAGCCTGTAGCGGTTGTCCCTCATCAACACTGACGCTTAAATCCGGAATTGAGAACCTCCTTAAAAGATTCATGCCGCAGGTTAAAGAGGTCGTTGCTGAAAACAAATAA
- a CDS encoding gliding motility-associated C-terminal domain-containing protein, translated as MHIIFQIRISLFILVVFLTFGVTKAQVSVSDTGSIQQIVQSLVSEGVVVQNINLNCPSGAYGTFADTTNTLNIPNGLILTSGSIFDAPGPNDAPGSGTDNFSPGDPSLDSLILSTGANTQDACFVEFDVIPSSDTLQFNYVFSSEEYLEFVNAGFNDVFGFFISGPGISGNKNIAIIPGTVNTPVSIDNVNNVSNSAFYVDNGDGTTPALNPNLQYDGFTTVLTAKTPVIPCQTYRLKLAVADVGDGILDSGVFIEKGSLGSFGARILPKSVYTRFEYGVEGCNNGKFVFIRTIEPSFPVPLRWDLGGTAQNGIDFVDLNGNPVGDRDTIPAFVDSIELFIVPIDDTIVDPLETIVLTLFDPCDDTTSVPTGDSVTLLIRETFVYDAGPDDSVCVGEAVELNSNFLDSDSIVWSPGNSLSCNICPNPFASPQITTNYIVQVQDSVTKCLALDSVEVRVFNFPLANPVSFSDSAFTVCNGAPIAVDLNVVPDSTYNSLIYSWDSTTALVLSPDSSRTVLRTSVDRYFPFEITNEKECTSRDSILITVFPKTDIFLEDIPDLCFGDEIFIEPDLITFPEYSYSYEWIPIGSDANPEDISNPNAASSTIKPQGSGDPSYEYIVSNGVCNDAILIEFEVKEEIEVDYIYEDLGEFPLAPIEVNFENNTFLMFRYNYQWKIFNAEINVLIDSFESENLDYIFNYPGQYRIELQAKDDLFGCENSISFTEEINGVIRPNVITPNGDGFNDFFEIQAPPSQVWEISIYNRWGHKVFSSENYKNEWAAENLNSGDYFYEMRLSESDLRYKGWVKVLK; from the coding sequence ATGCATATCATATTCCAAATACGAATTTCTCTCTTTATACTTGTTGTCTTTCTGACATTTGGTGTTACAAAGGCCCAGGTTTCAGTATCTGATACCGGTTCTATACAGCAAATTGTTCAATCGCTGGTTTCTGAAGGAGTTGTGGTTCAAAATATTAATCTCAATTGCCCAAGTGGGGCGTATGGAACATTTGCCGATACCACAAATACTTTAAATATTCCCAATGGATTAATCCTTACATCGGGTTCAATATTCGACGCACCCGGACCAAATGACGCGCCGGGCAGCGGGACCGATAACTTTTCACCCGGCGATCCCAGCCTGGATAGTTTAATTTTGTCAACAGGCGCAAACACGCAAGATGCATGTTTTGTTGAATTTGATGTCATTCCCTCTTCAGATACGCTCCAGTTTAATTATGTTTTTAGTTCAGAGGAATATCTTGAATTTGTAAATGCTGGATTCAATGATGTTTTTGGATTTTTCATTAGTGGCCCGGGCATAAGTGGAAATAAAAATATTGCCATAATTCCTGGTACGGTCAATACTCCGGTATCAATTGATAATGTTAACAATGTATCTAATTCTGCATTTTATGTTGACAATGGAGATGGAACGACACCTGCTTTAAATCCTAATCTGCAATACGATGGGTTTACAACGGTTTTAACTGCAAAAACTCCGGTTATTCCATGCCAGACCTATCGCTTAAAACTCGCTGTTGCCGATGTTGGAGATGGTATTCTGGATTCGGGTGTATTTATCGAAAAAGGGAGTCTTGGCAGTTTTGGAGCTCGAATATTGCCAAAATCCGTCTATACGCGCTTTGAATATGGCGTGGAAGGATGCAACAATGGAAAATTTGTTTTTATTCGAACCATAGAACCCAGTTTTCCTGTTCCCCTGCGTTGGGATTTGGGAGGTACGGCTCAAAACGGAATTGACTTTGTAGATCTTAATGGAAATCCGGTTGGCGATCGCGATACGATTCCTGCATTTGTGGATTCCATAGAACTGTTTATTGTTCCAATAGATGATACTATTGTTGATCCCTTGGAAACCATCGTGTTAACACTTTTTGATCCATGCGATGACACCACATCTGTTCCCACCGGCGATTCTGTAACCTTGCTTATCCGCGAAACCTTTGTTTACGATGCCGGACCGGATGACAGTGTTTGTGTTGGCGAAGCGGTGGAATTGAATAGTAATTTTCTTGATAGTGATAGTATCGTTTGGTCTCCCGGGAATAGTTTGAGTTGCAATATTTGTCCAAATCCTTTTGCCTCACCACAGATTACCACCAATTACATTGTTCAAGTACAGGATTCAGTTACCAAATGTCTGGCTTTGGATTCGGTAGAAGTCCGTGTTTTTAATTTTCCTTTGGCCAATCCTGTTTCTTTTTCAGATTCTGCATTTACAGTATGCAATGGTGCGCCCATTGCAGTTGATCTTAACGTTGTACCGGATTCTACTTACAATTCGCTGATTTATTCCTGGGATTCTACCACGGCCCTTGTTTTAAGTCCCGATTCTTCAAGAACAGTATTGCGAACATCGGTGGATAGGTATTTCCCTTTTGAAATTACCAATGAAAAGGAATGTACCAGTCGCGATTCCATCCTGATTACAGTTTTTCCAAAAACAGACATTTTTCTTGAGGATATCCCTGATTTGTGTTTTGGCGATGAGATTTTTATCGAACCTGATTTAATAACCTTTCCGGAATATTCATACAGTTATGAATGGATCCCAATAGGATCCGATGCAAATCCTGAAGATATTTCAAATCCAAATGCTGCGAGCAGCACAATTAAACCACAGGGAAGTGGAGACCCGAGTTATGAGTATATCGTTTCAAATGGCGTTTGTAATGACGCAATTCTAATTGAATTTGAAGTGAAAGAAGAAATTGAAGTGGATTATATCTATGAGGATCTTGGGGAATTTCCCCTGGCTCCTATCGAAGTAAATTTCGAAAACAACACCTTTTTAATGTTCAGATACAATTACCAATGGAAAATATTTAATGCAGAGATCAATGTATTGATTGATAGTTTTGAATCTGAAAATCTTGATTATATCTTTAACTACCCCGGACAATATCGAATAGAACTTCAGGCCAAAGATGATTTATTCGGTTGCGAAAACAGCATTTCTTTTACTGAAGAAATAAATGGGGTCATCAGGCCAAACGTAATTACCCCTAATGGAGATGGCTTTAATGACTTTTTTGAAATCCAGGCACCTCCAAGCCAGGTTTGGGAAATAAGTATTTATAATCGCTGGGGGCATAAAGTATTTTCCAGTGAGAATTATAAGAATGAATGGGCGGCTGAAAATCTTAACTCAGGTGATTATTTTTACGAAATGCGGCTCAGCGAAAGTGACCTGAGATACAAGGGTTGGGTAAAAGTTTTAAAATAA
- a CDS encoding DUF4286 family protein, with protein MYIYNVTVSLSSEIEKDWLKWMNEVHIPEVLETGYFAGHEMFRVLLNKEDNSVTYSIQYRFSEMKDLQLYQANAAPALQAKHSERFKDECVAFRSILEKVY; from the coding sequence ATGTATATATACAACGTGACAGTTTCCCTTAGTTCAGAAATTGAAAAAGACTGGTTGAAATGGATGAACGAGGTCCACATTCCCGAAGTACTCGAAACCGGTTATTTTGCCGGACATGAAATGTTTCGTGTCCTTTTAAATAAGGAAGACAATTCGGTGACCTACTCAATTCAATATCGTTTTTCAGAGATGAAAGATCTACAACTCTACCAGGCAAATGCTGCACCCGCCCTTCAAGCTAAACACAGCGAACGCTTCAAGGATGAATGTGTGGCTTTTAGATCAATTCTTGAAAAAGTCTATTAA
- the serS gene encoding serine--tRNA ligase: MLELKNIIQNKASIAKALGKRNIADAGGILEEIIAEDEKRRAIQRENDDLLAEANQIAKSIGTLMKSGNKEEAEKAKKRSSELKQKTKELGNSLKEIENKLVQLLYQIPNAPHESVPAGHSAEDNINVFQSGTTPELQSNAKPHWELIEDLDIIDFKLGVKITGAGFPVYKGKGAKLQRALINFFLFEAGNAGYDEVQPPIVINEESGYGTGQLPDKEGMMYEVEKEKLFLIPTAEVPITNLYRDVILKDSDLPIKNVGYTPCFRREAGSWGSHVRGLNRLHQFDKVEIVQISKPEDSYKTLDEMCEHVASLLEKLELPYRKLKLCGGDMGFTSALTFDFEVFAAAQKKWLEVSSVSNFETYQANRLKLRYKNEEGKTSLLHTLNGSALALPRIVAALLENNQKDGHISIPKALQAYTGFDKI; this comes from the coding sequence ATGTTAGAGTTAAAAAATATTATTCAGAATAAGGCATCCATTGCAAAGGCTTTAGGCAAAAGAAATATTGCAGATGCGGGTGGTATACTCGAAGAAATTATAGCCGAAGACGAAAAGCGAAGAGCAATTCAGAGAGAAAATGACGATTTGCTTGCTGAAGCAAATCAAATCGCCAAGTCAATTGGAACTTTGATGAAATCCGGAAATAAAGAAGAAGCAGAAAAGGCTAAAAAGCGTTCTTCAGAACTCAAACAGAAAACAAAAGAATTGGGCAATTCCTTAAAGGAAATTGAAAATAAGCTTGTTCAGCTTCTTTATCAGATTCCAAATGCGCCGCATGAATCTGTTCCGGCAGGCCATTCTGCAGAAGATAATATCAATGTATTTCAATCCGGAACAACTCCCGAACTACAATCAAATGCAAAGCCGCATTGGGAGCTTATTGAAGATTTGGATATCATCGACTTTAAACTGGGTGTAAAAATCACAGGTGCGGGATTTCCTGTATATAAGGGGAAAGGGGCAAAACTTCAAAGAGCACTGATCAATTTCTTTCTATTCGAAGCTGGCAATGCGGGCTATGATGAAGTACAGCCGCCCATTGTCATTAATGAGGAATCGGGTTATGGCACCGGTCAATTACCCGATAAGGAGGGAATGATGTACGAAGTGGAGAAAGAAAAATTATTTTTAATTCCAACTGCAGAAGTGCCCATTACAAATTTATACAGGGATGTTATTTTAAAGGATTCAGATTTACCTATTAAAAACGTAGGATATACCCCCTGTTTTAGAAGAGAAGCCGGATCCTGGGGATCACATGTACGCGGTTTAAACCGATTGCATCAATTTGATAAAGTTGAAATCGTTCAAATTTCCAAACCCGAAGATTCGTATAAAACATTAGATGAAATGTGTGAACACGTTGCTTCTCTGCTTGAAAAACTGGAATTGCCTTACAGAAAACTTAAGCTCTGTGGTGGAGATATGGGATTTACCTCGGCATTGACCTTTGATTTTGAAGTATTTGCTGCAGCACAAAAAAAATGGTTGGAAGTAAGTTCGGTCAGCAATTTTGAAACCTACCAGGCCAATAGACTTAAATTGAGGTATAAAAATGAAGAAGGTAAAACCAGTTTACTTCATACCTTGAACGGTAGTGCATTGGCCTTGCCGAGAATAGTGGCGGCTTTATTGGAAAATAATCAAAAAGACGGGCACATATCAATTCCCAAGGCATTGCAGGCCTATACGGGTTTTGATAAAATTTAA
- the rho gene encoding transcription termination factor Rho — MYTLEELNVRLLSELKDIAQELEIANFKKLQKKDLIYKILDVQAASPDKVKKVISSNGDGKDKKEAKPVKKESPEKKSKTDELFDISLDEDDADFKLPDIEEVEESGSDDNRKGTAKPANKTVDKKGQDRDRAQDKPQHRQKKNLPNFKEFDGVIESEGVLEIMQDGYGFLRSTDYNYLASPDDIYVSPSQIKLFGLKTGDTVQGQIRPPKDGEKYFALLKVVSVNNKTTEQIRDRVPFEHLTPLFPEEKINLSTSPGQYSTRILDLFAPIGKGQRGMIVSQPKSGKTVLLKDVANAISKNHPEIYLMILLIDERPEEVTDMARSVDAEVIASTFDEQAERHVRVATMVIEKAKRMVECGHDVVILLDSITRLARAYNTVIPSSGKILSGGVDANALHKPKRFFGAARNVENGGSLTIIATALIETGSKMDEVIFEEFKGTGNMELQLDRKLANKRVYPAIDIPASGTRREDLLMDKDELNRVWILRKFMNDMNSIEAMEFLLERIKGTRNNDEFLISMNG; from the coding sequence ATGTATACTCTCGAAGAGTTAAATGTCAGACTTCTTTCTGAACTTAAGGATATCGCCCAGGAACTGGAGATCGCCAACTTTAAAAAACTTCAGAAAAAAGATCTTATTTACAAAATTTTAGATGTTCAGGCCGCTTCACCTGACAAGGTCAAAAAAGTCATTTCCAGCAATGGAGATGGAAAAGACAAAAAAGAAGCAAAACCGGTTAAAAAAGAAAGTCCGGAAAAGAAATCCAAAACAGATGAACTTTTTGATATATCACTGGACGAAGATGATGCTGATTTCAAGCTTCCCGATATAGAGGAAGTTGAAGAAAGCGGTTCTGATGATAACAGAAAAGGAACTGCAAAGCCCGCCAATAAAACGGTAGATAAAAAGGGACAGGATAGAGATAGAGCTCAAGATAAACCTCAACACCGTCAGAAAAAGAATCTCCCGAATTTTAAGGAGTTTGATGGCGTCATTGAAAGTGAAGGTGTTCTTGAAATCATGCAGGACGGCTATGGATTTTTGAGATCCACAGATTATAATTATCTCGCCAGCCCGGATGATATATACGTTTCACCTTCTCAGATTAAACTGTTTGGTCTGAAAACAGGAGATACAGTTCAGGGTCAGATTAGACCTCCAAAAGATGGAGAGAAATATTTTGCGCTTTTGAAAGTTGTTAGCGTTAACAACAAAACCACTGAGCAAATAAGAGACCGAGTGCCTTTTGAGCATTTGACTCCTCTATTTCCGGAAGAAAAAATCAATCTCAGTACCAGTCCGGGACAATATTCAACGAGAATACTCGATCTTTTTGCTCCTATTGGAAAAGGACAAAGAGGTATGATTGTTTCTCAGCCAAAATCGGGTAAAACAGTCTTGCTTAAAGATGTAGCCAACGCGATATCAAAAAATCATCCCGAGATTTATTTGATGATTTTACTAATCGATGAAAGACCCGAAGAGGTAACGGATATGGCCAGAAGTGTTGATGCCGAAGTAATAGCTTCGACATTTGATGAACAAGCTGAGCGCCATGTAAGAGTAGCTACAATGGTTATCGAAAAGGCTAAAAGAATGGTAGAATGTGGTCATGACGTAGTCATCCTTTTGGATTCTATTACAAGATTGGCCAGGGCTTACAATACCGTAATTCCTTCATCGGGTAAAATTCTTTCGGGTGGTGTGGATGCAAATGCACTTCATAAACCAAAAAGATTTTTTGGTGCAGCCAGAAATGTTGAAAATGGGGGTTCATTGACAATTATTGCCACAGCCCTAATAGAAACGGGTTCAAAAATGGATGAAGTGATTTTTGAAGAATTTAAGGGAACAGGTAATATGGAATTACAACTTGACAGAAAACTTGCGAATAAGCGAGTTTATCCTGCTATCGATATTCCTGCTTCCGGTACCAGACGTGAAGACCTGTTGATGGATAAGGATGAACTTAACAGAGTCTGGATTTTAAGAAAATTCATGAACGATATGAATTCCATTGAAGCCATGGAATTCCTACTTGAAAGAATCAAAGGGACAAGGAATAATGATGAATTCCTTATTTCAATGAATGGATAA
- a CDS encoding histidine phosphatase family protein, protein MLKKFCFAVLYLTFFYINIGIAQTSIEELKQAYAKNSGGSKENCLLKIITSEAKNYPDNQRIQQIILIRHGEPLLPKDGLFTSYMAQEYSRLYDEVEVMDFEQRPVCLENLDLDTIYASNLVRAKNTAQKIIENRNIHLQSEKLFREFEREILPVPFIRLPLNFWLVFSRLMWYARLNTSNIEGYDMAKKRIAYAAKFLEYKSNKNDLTLLVAHGMFNKSLAAELKKRGWTLVYSNGLGYLNVRVLAKQTE, encoded by the coding sequence ATGCTTAAAAAGTTTTGTTTTGCTGTCCTGTATTTGACCTTTTTTTACATCAATATAGGAATTGCTCAAACCTCCATAGAAGAGCTCAAGCAGGCCTATGCCAAAAATTCAGGTGGATCTAAAGAAAATTGTCTTTTAAAAATTATCACTTCTGAAGCAAAAAATTATCCGGACAATCAAAGAATACAACAAATTATCTTAATCAGACATGGTGAGCCCTTATTGCCAAAAGATGGTCTATTTACTTCTTATATGGCTCAGGAATACAGCCGATTGTATGATGAAGTCGAGGTAATGGACTTTGAACAAAGACCTGTTTGTCTGGAAAATCTTGATTTAGACACTATTTACGCGAGTAATCTTGTCCGCGCCAAAAATACAGCACAAAAAATTATTGAGAATAGAAATATCCATTTACAAAGCGAAAAGCTTTTTAGAGAATTTGAAAGGGAAATATTGCCTGTTCCATTTATACGTTTGCCTCTTAATTTTTGGTTGGTTTTTTCAAGATTAATGTGGTATGCAAGATTGAATACATCAAATATAGAAGGCTACGACATGGCCAAAAAAAGAATTGCCTATGCTGCTAAATTTCTTGAGTATAAAAGCAATAAGAATGATTTAACGCTACTTGTAGCACATGGTATGTTTAACAAAAGTTTGGCCGCTGAACTCAAAAAAAGAGGCTGGACATTGGTTTACAGCAATGGTTTGGGTTATCTGAATGTCAGGGTACTGGCCAAACAAACTGAATAA
- a CDS encoding energy transducer TonB, whose translation MLQILLVIGAFFAVILFVILILKFAIDNSTSFALSHGRLDHLDFKVKKISIAKLDRYYALLLGIGFVLTLVLVNVIIEWKSYDEKQIISLGKVEDDFEEVYEIPQTTQPPPPKPQLQQPEIVAVPDEEVIEQEIEINLDVEITNETKIEEVTKHFPEVEEPEEEDVEQIFLVVQDQPQPVGGISSFYEYLSENIRYPDEARRIGISGRVFVEFVVDKDGSLTNAKVVKGIGGGCDEEALRVVLSAPKWNPGKQRGRPVKVRMTVPVFFKLE comes from the coding sequence ATGTTACAGATATTATTAGTTATAGGAGCCTTTTTCGCAGTAATTCTATTTGTAATACTTATTTTAAAGTTTGCAATTGATAACAGTACTTCATTTGCATTGAGTCATGGCCGTCTTGATCATTTGGATTTCAAGGTAAAAAAGATCTCAATAGCCAAATTGGATCGTTATTATGCCTTGCTTCTGGGGATTGGTTTTGTTCTCACTTTGGTATTAGTCAATGTAATTATCGAGTGGAAGAGCTATGATGAAAAACAAATCATTTCTCTGGGAAAAGTAGAAGATGACTTTGAAGAAGTATATGAAATCCCTCAAACCACTCAGCCTCCACCTCCTAAACCACAATTGCAACAACCTGAAATAGTTGCCGTACCGGATGAGGAGGTTATTGAACAGGAAATCGAAATAAATCTTGATGTCGAAATTACCAATGAAACCAAGATTGAAGAAGTAACTAAGCATTTTCCTGAAGTTGAAGAACCGGAAGAAGAAGATGTAGAACAAATATTTTTAGTAGTTCAGGATCAACCTCAACCTGTTGGTGGTATAAGCAGCTTTTACGAGTATCTAAGTGAAAATATCCGCTATCCTGATGAAGCCAGAAGAATCGGTATTAGCGGTCGTGTTTTTGTAGAATTTGTGGTCGATAAAGACGGTTCTCTTACTAATGCCAAAGTAGTCAAAGGAATAGGGGGTGGTTGTGACGAAGAGGCCTTAAGAGTTGTTTTAAGCGCACCAAAATGGAATCCGGGAAAACAGAGAGGCAGGCCCGTAAAAGTGAGAATGACAGTGCCTGTATTCTTTAAATTGGAATAG
- a CDS encoding energy transducer TonB — protein sequence MDLVKYRQAIKSAAFVIALLLVITAFEWKDYDSKTIIEFEKESKLFEEFTDIPITEIPLPPKPKIVKPKIVEVKEIIEEDELIEIDWLNDLDEAPTEIIKFDEAPEETVKVFDSYEKVDRNPGPKGGMKNFLRFIAKNYQFPETAKRNGIEGRIVVQFTVNEDGSLSEAQVMKGLCKECDEEALRVISIAPDWEYGMNQGRPIRMKIIVPIVLKFH from the coding sequence GTGGATTTAGTCAAATATCGACAGGCAATAAAATCAGCAGCTTTTGTAATCGCCCTCTTATTAGTTATCACAGCTTTTGAATGGAAGGATTATGACTCAAAGACAATTATTGAATTTGAAAAGGAGTCAAAATTATTTGAAGAATTCACAGATATTCCAATTACTGAAATTCCTCTTCCTCCAAAACCAAAAATTGTTAAACCAAAAATTGTGGAAGTCAAGGAAATAATAGAGGAAGATGAACTCATTGAAATAGACTGGTTAAATGACCTGGACGAAGCACCGACAGAAATTATAAAATTTGACGAAGCACCTGAAGAAACTGTAAAAGTCTTTGATTCCTACGAAAAAGTTGACAGAAATCCAGGGCCAAAGGGGGGGATGAAAAATTTTCTTAGGTTTATTGCAAAGAATTATCAATTTCCGGAAACGGCAAAAAGAAATGGCATAGAAGGAAGAATAGTAGTTCAGTTTACGGTCAATGAAGATGGCTCCTTATCCGAAGCTCAAGTGATGAAAGGCCTTTGCAAAGAATGCGATGAAGAGGCATTAAGAGTAATTAGCATCGCTCCTGATTGGGAATATGGAATGAATCAGGGAAGACCGATCCGAATGAAAATTATTGTTCCGATTGTATTAAAGTTTCATTGA
- a CDS encoding energy transducer TonB, whose product MALVIVGGLLFLLVFLIFLFRFIIDKRTSKYMEEGKHADSHHLEKKYEVSNIHKYSGLLANIGLVISLGIVITAFEWKDYDEKSTIDLGSVEDNFEDVIEIPPTQQPPPPPPKVQQPEIIEVPDEEEIEEEIEVNLDVEVTEETVIEEVVVEDEPEEEQVEQVFLIVEDQPEPKGGMGAFYEYLGKNIRYPEQARRMGVEGRVFVEFVVDKDGALTNVKVVKGIGAGCDEEAVRIVKSSPNWTPGRQRGRPVKVKMTVPVFFKLS is encoded by the coding sequence ATGGCACTGGTAATTGTAGGAGGTCTCTTATTCCTTCTTGTATTTTTGATCTTTCTTTTCAGATTTATTATTGATAAACGAACGTCAAAATATATGGAAGAAGGCAAACATGCAGATTCTCATCATTTAGAAAAGAAATACGAAGTTTCGAATATTCATAAATATTCAGGGCTTCTGGCCAATATAGGATTGGTTATAAGTTTGGGAATTGTAATAACCGCCTTTGAGTGGAAGGATTACGATGAAAAATCAACCATAGATTTGGGCTCGGTTGAAGATAATTTTGAAGATGTAATCGAAATTCCACCAACTCAGCAACCACCTCCACCACCGCCAAAAGTTCAACAACCTGAAATCATCGAAGTGCCTGATGAAGAAGAAATTGAAGAAGAAATAGAAGTAAATCTCGATGTTGAGGTCACGGAAGAAACCGTAATTGAGGAAGTTGTGGTTGAAGATGAGCCTGAGGAAGAACAAGTAGAGCAGGTATTTCTAATTGTAGAAGACCAACCCGAGCCTAAAGGCGGTATGGGTGCCTTCTATGAATATCTTGGTAAAAATATACGTTATCCGGAGCAAGCCAGAAGAATGGGTGTGGAAGGCAGAGTATTTGTGGAGTTTGTAGTGGATAAAGACGGTGCGTTGACCAATGTAAAAGTAGTAAAAGGCATTGGTGCCGGATGTGATGAGGAAGCTGTAAGGATAGTAAAATCATCGCCTAACTGGACTCCGGGCCGTCAAAGGGGTAGACCGGTCAAAGTAAAAATGACCGTACCTGTGTTTTTTAAACTGAGTTAA